From the Anaerolineales bacterium genome, one window contains:
- the pyk gene encoding pyruvate kinase: protein MERRAKIVATLGPASQDAGTIDRLIAAGMNVTRLNFSHGTHAEYAELIQRIRSAAERAGKAICILQDLQGPKIRVGELPKEGVPLTPGQTIVLATHHAAPNESHIPVDFPELPRFIQVGGIILLDDGNLELKATKIDTHTVETEVIVGGVLKSHKGMNLPGTSIDIPGLTAKDEQDLAKGLELGVDIIAISFVRNAADVARARQAIANLAPDKLDTPIIAKLERAEALENLHEIIEVADGVMVARGDLGVELPPEMVPIAQKQIIDAANQQRKLVITATQMLDSMIHNPRPTRAEASDVANAIFDGTDAVMLSGETAVGKYPVETVTMMDAIVRQAENHIRQWGHWKGSNLGTLRDDAISITRAANELAQDVNVAAITVFTSSGRTARLMSKAFPRVPILGLTPEPRSYNRMALYWGVMPIMVDLSSTVDEMLESIEGTVMRAASLKPGQQVVLTSGYPIGAMRPPNLVMIYTLGQRL from the coding sequence ATGGAACGCCGAGCCAAAATCGTAGCTACCCTGGGGCCAGCCAGCCAAGACGCCGGCACGATCGATCGTCTGATCGCGGCAGGCATGAATGTCACCCGGCTCAACTTCTCGCATGGCACGCATGCGGAATACGCAGAGCTGATTCAGCGCATCCGCTCCGCCGCCGAACGCGCCGGAAAAGCTATCTGCATCTTGCAAGACCTGCAGGGTCCCAAGATTCGCGTCGGCGAATTGCCCAAAGAGGGCGTGCCGCTTACGCCTGGGCAAACTATCGTGCTGGCCACTCATCACGCCGCACCCAATGAAAGCCACATCCCTGTAGACTTCCCCGAGTTGCCGCGCTTCATCCAGGTGGGCGGCATCATCCTGCTGGATGATGGCAACCTGGAACTGAAAGCCACAAAGATCGACACGCACACTGTCGAGACCGAAGTGATCGTCGGCGGAGTGCTCAAGTCGCATAAGGGCATGAACCTGCCCGGCACCAGCATAGATATCCCCGGCCTGACCGCCAAAGATGAGCAAGACCTGGCCAAAGGTCTGGAGCTGGGCGTAGACATCATCGCCATCTCTTTCGTGCGCAATGCGGCCGATGTGGCCCGCGCTCGCCAAGCCATCGCCAACCTGGCGCCGGACAAACTGGATACGCCGATCATCGCCAAGCTGGAACGCGCCGAGGCGCTGGAAAACCTGCACGAGATCATCGAAGTCGCAGACGGCGTGATGGTCGCCCGCGGCGACCTGGGCGTGGAACTGCCCCCCGAAATGGTACCCATCGCCCAGAAGCAGATCATTGACGCAGCCAACCAGCAGCGCAAACTGGTCATCACTGCCACCCAAATGTTGGACTCGATGATCCATAACCCGCGTCCCACTCGCGCGGAGGCCTCGGACGTCGCCAACGCCATCTTCGATGGCACGGACGCGGTGATGCTCTCCGGCGAGACCGCCGTGGGCAAATACCCGGTCGAGACAGTCACCATGATGGACGCCATTGTGCGCCAGGCGGAAAATCACATCCGTCAATGGGGCCATTGGAAGGGCTCTAACCTCGGCACCTTGCGGGATGATGCCATATCCATCACGCGAGCCGCCAATGAATTGGCCCAAGATGTCAACGTGGCGGCCATCACAGTGTTCACTTCTTCCGGCCGCACGGCCCGGCTGATGTCCAAGGCGTTCCCGCGTGTGCCCATCCTGGGGCTCACCCCGGAACCGCGCAGCTACAACCGCATGGCGCTCTATTGGGGCGTGATGCCCATCATGGTGGATCTGTCGAGCACGGTGGACGAAATGCTGGAAAGCATTGAAGGCACTGTGATGCGGGCCGCATCGCTGAAACCCGGGCAGCAGGTCGTGCTGACCTCGGGCTATCCGATCGGCGCCATGCGCCCTCCCAACCTCGTGATGATCTACACACTGGGCCAGCGCCTCTAG